The nucleotide sequence ACCAAGGGGCACATGATGATCCTGATTAGATTATAAACCTCGATGAATTCCCACTCTCCCACCAAAAATTTCATACCTAACTGTTTAGAGCTAGAAGGAAATGAAAAGCTTTGTGCATTCATCAAACAGAATATAGCTCTGTGAATAAAAACAAAATCATGAAACCAGGTACTGACACCACATTGTAACTTTGTAAGCGCATTCAAGCTACAATAATTTTAGATATAAACTTCAGTAGAAAAAAAGTCGGATGATGCATTCATCACAATGGAAGCAGTTACAGCCTGAAACCAAATAATGAGCAAAAGATATTGATTGCACCCAATGAACAGATCTGACAGTTTAGGACAGCAGTCAAGACTAGAAATTCTCATAGGGGGTCCTGACCTTATGGAAGTTGAATACCAAATCAAGCTCACAGACATTGCTGAAGAAATGATCAAGAATCTCCACAAATAAATGGATGCACTCCAAGTATGCTAACTCATTATCAGTGATATCAACACACATTGAAAAGAAGAGTCCTGCATATCTTCTGTAAATAACTTTGTGCGTGCGGAACTGCATGAAGAAATACGCTTGAATTCAGTAGTAATAGACTATTAGTATCAGacaaatacacaaaagaaaaTTTCTACAGTCTGAAGCACGAACACAAATCTGAATCTGTCTTATTCAGTAAATCTATTCGTCAACAGCAACAAATGAAAAAGGATAGTGATATCTTACTACTAACCTTAAAGAAGGTGAGAACATAATGAGACTTAAATAGAACAGAAACAGGTACATATTGTAGAAGTATATATAAGATAAATATATAGCAGAATAAAAACAAAGTAAGAAAATTGTCAAGATAGATGGATGTTTAACCAAAAGAGCAGCGCTAGACAAATATGACCTAGGAGTTTAAAAAGATGTGTCAATGAAGCTGAAACTACATTAAAAAAGGATGTAGAAGATCATGTAGCACTACAAAAAATGCTTGCAGTATCCCTATCAATATGCGTAAAATGTCAATACCCAATTGTCAcaataatgattaaaaaaaaaaagacactacAGAGATGCTTGTTGGCTACATTGTGAATGCTTTGGTTTCAGAGGATGGTCAAGATGGAAATTTCACAATTACTTCTATACATGGTATTCAACATTCGTTATGATGGACAACTTAATACTTTGATATTTCGCAATGCACCAAATAAATATCAAGGTATATTgtacatagattaaaatataataaaaaagcaACCATCGAAAGATCCAATATCCAGTTCACGAAGATCAAGTAATCAAGATGTTTTGAAAGTAAGTCAAACCTGCTCAGTCTGGTACGATCAAGATCCAATATCCAGGTGATCAGAAAATACGATGCCGACCAATAATCGACTTTTACCAATAACATCGAAAAATATGTAGCGGGTTTAATTAGAGGTTTGCTCGCTTACCTCGACAAAATTGGTGTATTTGGGATCCCTGTTGACTACCAGCCGATGAACCTACCGATCAACAAAAATGTTTAGTGTCCgcacaaaataaaaataagaacgcATCAAGAAGACGAGGGAAGAGGGGCAAAACAACCCGGACCTCGTATTCGACCTTGTGCTTCTCAGATTCCTCGAGGGGGATGTAGTACTTGGCCAGCCGCGTCTTGCCCTGCCGGTTTTGGAGCAGTATGAACCGGATCTGGCCCCATTCGATTCGATTCGGTCAGAAGAAAACGTTTCACAGAAATCCGAACACGAAGGCCAAGGAAGAAAGATTTGGGCACAGgaaagagaagagaggaggagaaggtcTACCATCTCGTCGTCGCCGGAGAGAGCGCAGGAGAGGAAAAGTTGATGCGTCTTTCTTCGCCTTGACCCGATGGTCGATTCTCGTTCGATCAATTTCTAATTTGGTGACCGGTGCTCGTAACGGTAGTGTTCATCCATTATAACGGCCCATGTTACGCTTTTATATTTATATCATAATACATAAACAAATTTATAGgagtaattttaataataataataataatattattattattattataccaaAAGCCATTCTaatatcatatttgatttaaaaatctgtaaaatcatctataataaaaataaataaatgggaTCCTTATTTATATCATATTTAACTCCTATATTCAAAAAAATTAAGCTGAGTTTGATGTATTTTATAATAATGTTATACTTATAAATGAATTCTATTACACACTATTACATAACCAAAATATATCAAATTcgacttaaaaaatattttaaaaaaaatcacagaGTTATCGTGTACATTATATTTGATATTTGTAACTATGTTGAAAGATTAAAGAGGGTTATTTAGACTTTATGATATTACACTCATAAATGGATTATCCCGATCAAAGTATTAATTCTACAATCAAGTACATCATATTTGTTAATTATGTTGAAAGATTAAGGTGAGTTATATAATGCTACACTTATAAATGGATTGCCATAACCTAAGTATTGATTTGGCAATCAAGTCTAATGTAATTAATTTACGAGTTTAATATCATGTGATAGAGGATAAAATTGATCTCTGCAAGAAGCAAAACGACTATCAACTCCACAGGTAGTCAACTCAACAAACAAATGCATTAACTCGACAATCATAATATGGATTCGAGTCGAGTATTCTCGACCTCGATATTTTATAGGATCTTTATGTGACATTATCGAATCTAAAACCACTCAATCAACCACCTAAATCTTCATCGATCACCCATATTTCCATCAATAAAATCATTAACAATCACTCCTCAACATCTCAAGACAAATTGATATGCTTTCATCTTGAGTTCGAAGTCACTCTCCCAACATAATGTCAGACGATTGACTTCAAGGTTATCATTGTGAACTTTATCTAACTTATCTTCAACTTTCAGTtccaaagaaaattttgatataaataattattataatatttttttatatttttgatgatattaagatgtttttataatttattttggtACATTGTCATCTAATTCTATGCAATCGAGTGTAATGTAATTCACTTACTGAGTGTCATAACATAGAGTTTGttcaaatcacttcaacttttatgataaaaaaaagatatgattaaaatacttattttattaatttttctttttaataaaattaaatctaATTTGACATAAGATGAACTGACTTgggagtttttttttctttttttatatatatttgaataaatTGGAGCATCCCAAATAAATTATGGAAGAAGGGATGGCTTCCGATAAAATCTAATTAtgagttttttttaaataaatatctaatttaTTATCGTACCCTCgttcgaattatcacattcaagatATGTGACTCTAtcttaaatcaataatattaaatttcATCAAAAATCTAATATAGGATCCAAATTAACATTGAGGACATTAGAAAATATTCAAACATCAATCAATCTATAAAAACTATAAAACTTATACAATTTATAATCATCCACCAGATCactcaaaaatttataaaaacccaagccaacttaacaaaaaaattaatcataCTATTAAATCCATAAGCATAACAACTTATATAATTAAAACttcaataatttattataagtatatattattgtaaaactaaacataatattttaaaattctaaATGTGAGATGTCTTTTGAGGCTTTTACATGGTACATCATTCAAAATTTATCGAGAATATTTCattacatgtaaaatatacttaaaCAATAATAATATATCGACTAATAAGATTTACCCAAAATTTGAGTAGTTTTCCATAACCTCAACTCAATTCCAATTTTTCAgtgagtgacaagctaacctaaaaattttatatagcaatggagtgAGCGTATAAAACTTAATaaacgactaacatatccatcatGAAAGAAGACAATTTTAAAACAAACCTGACATCAAAATATAAGGCGGGATATGGTTATTTAGAGATATCTACTCATCGAATGCAGAATTGTAatgttattttattcaaaatatgtTTTATTTATAACAAGCGAGTAAAGAGTAATTGTAGCATATCAATGTCATAAGaagtatttcaaagcatatcaatagcatatggaatatttcaaaagTATATCAAtggtgataggggtaaaaactgatttgacataacaccctaAATTTGTCATAATACATCATCTCCACAACGGACACTCTGtcgcggcacactgccccagcacgagcattaacaacgacacgacACGCACCCACGCCGACCGTACCCCAgcaacctcctcggctgaccctCGTATCCAGCCAAGGCAGgggaaggcgctgactgacaccccccataccccgcggcagctcggccttccacgcaacgtcCACGACATCGACAAGCGCCATCAGAGGTACAACCCTGCTCCGGCAAATACCCCCTGGCCCCCAACAGGCCGGGGGGGGAAAAGAGAAGGAGGAAAAACGATCTCTCTAGAAACTCCTCTCCGCGATCACTGACtagaccgtcggaggggtcgggccgagctaccgacccgacctgtgtgcaggtgctcgACCGCGACTGGACGCAATCATCGCCGCGGAACTTTCCAAGTCAGATCCCCTGCCTCAGCAACCACCGGGACCAAAGGGGCAGCACGTctgatccccgtcatccggagcCCCGAACCAGCCGCGTcaaccccgaggtcacggctaaaaaagttacttaccgtaacagattggcgctagaaggagggcccgtccAAATGTCAGGCGATCAGCAAACCCACCTCGGCGGATCCTCGAATGCTGAGCTCCCCGCCTTAGGGGAGCATCCCCCGCGCAACGAAACCCGCGACGAGCGCCCCACAGCAGTATCGGAACGCTACTGGCAACTGTTCAATGATCTAGGCTTGTCACCCCCCGGCGAGGCGCCCGCCGACCCATCGCAAGTATCACCCGAGGCCTAtcatgacctcgcccaccaggtcCGAGCTTTGACGAGCGTGGTACAGACCATCGTCTCCCAACGAGCCCCACCGCCTACGATGCGACCTTTGCAGCAACGAGAGACCCCTGCCCAAACCCACGTACCGCTCCTAGAGCTTCAGGGCTCACCCCGAAACCCCGCAACTCGGCCCGGGAGCCGGGAGGCAGAAGACATGGCTAGTCGTCCCGAGCCCGAGGCCCCAACCGCCGACTCGACAAATGCCCTGCGGGCTCAGTTACGCCTCATCAGTCAAAGGCTCGACGAGGTACAACAAGAAGTTCGTAAATCGAAGGAAGAATCCGGGGCGGATGGGCACCAAGGGTCTCCGTTCACtcccgagatacaagatcaggcGATCCCGTCACACTTCCGCCTCCCCGCCCTGGACGTGTATGACGGTGccaccgacccggcggaccaTGTGGCCGCCTTTCGTGCCCAGATGGCGTTGTTCGGGACTtctgacgccctgatgtgcagggcgttccccacAACCTTGCGGGGGTCAGCCCGCATGTGGTACAGTGGCCTGAAGCCAgggaccgtcgcctccttcgaccagctcgccaaagaTTTCGAGTTTAACTTCTTAGCGTACGCCCGACCAAAGCCGTCCATGGCGTTGCTCCTGGAGCTCAACCAAAAGGAGGATgaacccctctcccattttgtaaaCCGGTTTACATCGCAAATCCGCGGAttatcggatgctcacccctctctcttgatgcaggtATTCATTACTGGCCTACGGCCTACCAGAttcttctggtctctcgtggagcggccccccgccgcggtccccgagatgctccagcgtgccGGCCAGTTTATAGCCGCGGAGGCCTGGATGGTGGGAAAGCGGGAGGAACACAAAAAGGCCAAGTCAGAACCACCCCGACAGCAGCCACCCGCCGCCTCCCGGCGAAAGTTGGACAGACCTGACCCAAGGCCTCCTCTCCCCGCCTTGAATTCTTCTCGGACTGAAATATTTCTGCATGAGAAGGGAAAAGGGCTGCTCAAGGACCCTCACCCGATGAGGAACCCGCGGGAGCTCGCAGACCGTTCAAAGTATTGCCGATTCCATCGACAACACGGGCACGACACTGAACAGTGCTACGAGTTGAAGaaacaaatcgaggagctcatcctcagaggtcatctcggccagtacctccggccgAATAAAGAGCAGTCACCTCGCCCAGAGGGTACCGTCGAGCGACACATTGATTTGATAGCCGGGGGCCCCGCATCAGGAGGGGGTTTCATGTCGGGCAGGAAGGCGTATGCCCGGGCCGCCCCCGTCGAAGACTCGGGACACGAGCCCGAGCCCGAGATTACTTTCCCAACCGGAGCCACCGAGCGGCCCGACCACGACGATGCCTTGGTGATATcagccagggtagccaacgcgcaaatgaagaggatcatggtcgacacggggagctcggctGACATACTCTACTTCGGTGCCTTCCAGAAGCTAGGCTTGGCCAGGGAAAATCTAAGCCCGATGTGCTCAACGCTCACCGGTTTCACGGGAGATTCGGTGTCACCCCTGGGGGCTATCACCTTGCCCTTGACCCTGGGGACGCCGCTAAGGTCAAAAACGGTGATGACCACTTTCCTGGTAGTCGACCTTCCCACTGCCTACAATGCCATACTGGGTCGGCCGACCCTCAAtaaggtcagagccgtcgtctcgacctactaccacaCCATCAAGTTCCCAACCAGTACTGGCGTCGGGGAAGTCGCGGGAAGCTACCTCACCTCCGTTACGTTGGGCAAAAGACGCGGAGCCGAGGCGTCCCTGGAAGACCCGCGGGAAACGAAAAAGTTGGCTCCTCATCccgagccgaggggatccacGGTGGATCTTCCCTTGCGGGAAGCTCGGCCAGACCAGACGGTCAAGATCGGATCCGAGCTACCTGAGCGGGAACAGGagcagctcgtcggcctcctacgaaaaaatgccgacgtcttcgcctggtccccatcaGACATGACGGGTGTCGACCCGGGGGTCGCGGAACATCATCTCAACATCCCGCCTGACGCTCGGCCAGTAAAACAGAAGCCCCGGCACCAGGCCCTAGACCAACAACGCGCCATACGAGAGGAGGTGGACCAGCTCTTGGccgcaggcttcatagaagaagccaaatatcctcgatggttgtccaatgtagtcctcgtgaaaaaacacaatggaagctggaggatgtgcgttgactacaccagtctcaacaatgcatgccctaaagactgctaccccctcccaaagatcgaccagctggtcgacgcaacgGTCGGTCACGCGCGACTCTCTTTTATGGACGCCTACTCggggtacaaccagatcaggatggcgcccggaGACAGAGAgcacacggccttcctcaccgatcaaggggtatatttctacaaagtcatgccgttcgggctAAAGAATGCGGGAGCCACATACCAGagaacggtgaacaagatgttcgccccccagatcgggaggaacatggaggtctacgtggacgacatgattgtgaaaagccgAGAGGCCGGGATGCATCTAgccgacctggccgaggcctTCGCCACGCTACGCAAGTTCGACATTCGGCTCAACCCTACaaagtgcgccttcggcgtcacctccgggaagttcctTGGGTTCATTGTACACCAGAGAGGAATCGACGCCGACCCGGAAAAGGCCCAGGAAATAATCAATATGCAGTCCCCCCGGACGGTTAAAGACTTGCAGCGGCTTAACGACAGACTGGTCGctctgtctcgcttcctcgcccggtCAGGCGACCGCTGCCTCCcattcttcaaggcgctcaaaaacCCGAAGAACTTTCAGTGGACATCAGAATGCGAGGAGGCCCTCAAATAGATGAAGCAGCACCTGGCCGGCCTCCCTCGGCTCACCTCCATCTCCCCCGGCGAGAAGCTGGGCCTCTACTTGGCGGCCTCCCCGCATGCAGTCAGCTTCGTCCTggtcaaggaaagctccggccaGCAGCTCCCgatctactatgtcagccacgtcctgagtggacCCGAGGAGCGTTACCCACCGATAGAAAAACTCGCGCTTGCCCTAGTGCTCTCcgctcggaagttgcgcccctacttccagacGCACCCGGTGgaagtcatcaccgaccaacctctcCGGCAGGTCTTGaccaaatttgatgttgcaggacggctcctcaaatgggcggtggagctcggcgaacacGACATAAGATACCTGCCCAGGACTGTCATCAAGGCCCAAGCAGTGGCCgacttcattgcggagctgaCTCAAGTGGGAGGTGTGAATCTCGAGCAGTCTCCCGaagcttggaccctacacgtcgACGGCTCGGCCAACCCGAAGGGCGCCGGCGCGGGGCTGGTTCTCCTCGCCCCCGACGGACGCTCGTTCGAACGCTCCTTCCGTttcgggtttaaagccaccaacaacgaggcgggcGGAGCACGAGGCGCTCTTGGCGGGACTGaggttggccctcgagatgcaggtggccgcgATACACGTCCACACCGACTCGCAACTGGTAGCCGAGCAGCTCAACGGTGGATACGAAGCTAGGGACgcaaccatggcgaaatacctaaACCGGGTAAGGGACCTAGCCGCCAAGTTCCATTACTTTACGCTGTCTAGTGTTCCGAAGGAGGAAAACGAGCGAGCCGACGCGCTGGCCAAGATGGCGTCGAGACCAACCCCTGAAGTAGGGACGGAGGTCGAGGAGCTCCCTGCCCGCGCCATCGAAATAGCGACTACGGCCCCGGGCAGCACGCCGATCACCTGGGTGCAAGAGCTACTGCGCTTCAAACGGGATGGAACCCTTCCCCCCGACGAAGGCGCGGCTCGGCGCCTTCGTCGCACGCACGCGTGGTACACTGAGGAGAGTGGCCGCCTTtacaaacggtccttcacctaccccctcctGCGATGCCTGGAGCCTGGTGAAGCCCGAACGGTCCTCGCCGAGACCCATGAGGGAGTCTGCGGCAGGCACATTGGCGGGCGAACCTTGGCACACAAAATACTCCGCCAATGCTACTACTGGCCTACCATGTGCCGAGACGCGAAAGCCTACGTACAACGGTGCAGCTCATGCAAGCAACACGCCCGCGCGCCCCTACGACCCGCAGTCCCGCTTAGCCCCATCGACTGCGCGTGGCCGTTCACGCAGTGGGGGCTGGACCTTCTCGGACCCTTCC is from Musa acuminata AAA Group cultivar baxijiao chromosome BXJ3-8, Cavendish_Baxijiao_AAA, whole genome shotgun sequence and encodes:
- the LOC103995001 gene encoding AP-2 complex subunit sigma, which translates into the protein MIRFILLQNRQGKTRLAKYYIPLEESEKHKVEYEVHRLVVNRDPKYTNFVEFRTHKVIYRRYAGLFFSMCVDITDNELAYLECIHLFVEILDHFFSNVCELDLVFNFHKVYLILDEFILAGEIQETSKRAIIERMGELEKQE